A stretch of Triticum aestivum cultivar Chinese Spring chromosome 1D, IWGSC CS RefSeq v2.1, whole genome shotgun sequence DNA encodes these proteins:
- the LOC123170787 gene encoding uncharacterized protein: protein MCSEPLSPPPPHGKSPPAAADRRQDREIDAAPPPPTPLRRSLATAASQPPWAAMGHTAWTVGAPGAQVRLAEPPRISEVYVPEQLLKTGPLPDPDGDFVQGHGGAVCAASADGLLLLVYAETRLFARIVARQGGRPLRLPPQTDALKSIDPDHVPNVTRFVLNPLTRQITRLPNRVTKFEVSPLFNLRMGLLTQPDRGHGPPDKFAVAELQEGDLMLRFLSEKGRWENVVLSPCQLPSARRMKIDQPALAFGGRLWWVDVTWGALSADPFTDRPELSFIELPRGSVLPARSPLPEAEGEVSWSEYRRVDASQGRLRYVEVSRKEPFLLSSFVVDNDGTGWTLEHRVALSKLWADGGHLWLPLPAGKTPQIELLDPLNANVVYLTVDKKHVIVVDMNMKKVIGSYRYGKDFSVPCVFPPWPGSSRIPSAGKATGKDKTLSDVLVRSDIQ, encoded by the exons ATGTGCAGCGAGCCACtttccccaccaccaccacacgggAAATCCCCACCTGCAGCCGCCGACCGGCGACAGGACCGCGAGATAGATGCCGCCCCGCCACCTCCTACGcctctccgccgctccctcgccaccgccgcctcgcaaCCCCCGTGGGCCGCGATGGGCCACACGGCCTGGACCGTCGGGGCGCCGGGCGCGCAGGTGCGCCTCGCCGAGCCGCCGCGCATCTCCGAGGTGTACGTCCCGGAGCAGCTCCTCAAGACCGGCCCCCTCCCCGACCCCGACGGCGACTTCGTGCAAGGGCATGGCGGCGCCGTCTGCGCCGCAAGcgccgacggcctcctcctcctcgtctacgCGGAGACGCGCTTGTTTGCTCGCATCGTCGCCAGGCAGGGCGGCCGTCCGCTGCGGCTGCCACCCCAAACCGACGCCCTCAAGAGCATCGACCCCGACCACGTCCCCAACGTCACGCGCTTCGTCCTCAACCCTCTCACGCGCCAGATAACCCGCCTCCCGAACCGCGTGACCAAGTTCGAGGTCTCCCCGCTTTTCAATCTCCGCATGGGCCTCCTCACCCAGCCCGATCGCGGGCACGGGCCGCCTGACAAGTTCGCCGTCGCCGAGCTGCAGGAGGGGGACCTGATGCTCCGGTTTCTCTCGGAAAAGGGCAGGTGGGAGAACGTGGTGCTCTCGCCGTGCCAGCTCCCGTCTGCGCGGCGAATGAAGATAGACCAGCCGGCGCTGGCGTTCGGCGGCCGCCTGTGGTGGGTCGACGTGACCTGGGGCGCACTCTCCGCCGACCCCTTCACCGATCGGCCGGAGCTCTCCTTCATCGAGCTGCCGAGGGGCAGCGTGCTGCCTGCAAGGAGCCCGCTGCCTGAAGCCGAAGGCGAGGTGTCTTGGAGTGAGTACCGGCGCGTGGATGCAAGCCAAGGGCGGCTGCGATACGTCGAGGTCTCTCGAAAGGAACCGTTTCTGCTCAGCTCCTTCGTGGTCGACAACGATGGCACCGggtggacgctggagcaccgggtGGCGCTCAGCAAGCTCTGGGCGGATGGAGGCCACCTATGGCTGCCCTTACCGGCGGGGAAGACGCCACAAATTGAGCTTCTTGACCCACTTAACGCCAATGTGGTGTACCTCACGGTTGACAAGAAACACGTTATCGTCGTGGACATGAACATGAAGAAGGTGATTGGGAGCTATCGGTATGGAAAGGACTTCTCTGTACCATGCGTTTTTCCTCCGTGGCCTGGATCGAGCCGGATCCCTTCTGCAG GTAAGGCCACCGGAAAAGACAAGACTCTGTCAGACGTGTTGGTTCGCTCAGACATCCAGTAG